Proteins from one Besnoitia besnoiti strain Bb-Ger1 chromosome XIII, whole genome shotgun sequence genomic window:
- a CDS encoding hypothetical protein (encoded by transcript BESB_030290) translates to MQPASRPSARKHIRQEDRSRTESPSRYLMHLEDVRYVIDQLRSNRPRFLASTAHRRQVELRSCSWWSLTSSSTDKDDAAVQITPECTEDVTDHRVQCHPGTGGHQLSSEQEHGLESHQQPLLCPDRDEKSVQEGVVQCPSQGCSDAPTHISEPRGLQRSRRNLVPSATSMQPSTVTDRGDDLDTYLAELLVPFLHDGLVALCRTVELMMSDTDRRRLGNGYHNRFNPLCWLAQYLFRHNPTPRPRISKNSKCIGNENTELPDRLPGDRNVCFQRRVNCKYRPFYDLFKDIVNDERARRDFLLRKEEVRYVFDAFRHEKGCRQHNEGAARNLPHRPPQINDIAVEGEVGNRSGAGDRKGVGVVAPPPVPQNTASTTGEAEAARVVHQHGSAWEAVPQDGNETENLETRPYTPIAVDDIPDLLERLDRLWEMGGRMAELFEKSTLPLVPTGDFKLVNYILPLQQAELVTVDSDDVQIGEFWEFLKDYTEVQYWIRRELYNKRQQNVQLHRRSAMGVAVIDGLNGRNMVVAQKGDDDNVGDSESTKYQELSASNGIPFPPL, encoded by the coding sequence ATGCAACCCGCATCAAGGCCTTCTGCTCGAAAACACATCCGGCAGGAGGACAGGAGCAGGACTGAGTCTCCTTCACGGTATTTGATGCACCTAGAGGATGTCCGGTATGTCATAGACCAGCTGCGATCAAACCGCCCTCGGTTTCTCGCTTCCACCGCCCATCGGCGCCAGGTGGAGTTGAGGAGTTGTTCCTGGTGGAGCCTAACCTCATCCTCCACTGACAAAGATGACGCCGCGGTACAGATCACGCCTGAGTGTACCGAAGATGTAACCGATCACAGAGTTCAATGCCACCCGGGCACAGGTGGTCACCAACTCAGCAGCGAACAGGAGCACGGCCTTGAGAGTCATCAACAGCCGCTCTTATGTCCGGACAGAGACGAAAAAAGCGTGCAGGAGGGCGTAGTGCAATGCCCCTCACAAGGGTGCAGCGATGCGCCGACGCATATTTCTGAGCCTCGAGGTCTCCAGCGGAGCCGGCGTAACCTGGTTCCATCGGCGACATCGATGCAACCGTCGACAGTCACAGACCGCGGTGACGATTTGGACACATACTTGGCCGAACTGCTAGTCCCCTTTCTGCACGACGGATTAGTAGCTCTGTGTAGGACTGTTGAACTGATGATGTCTGACACCGACAGAAGAAGGCTCGGGAACGGATACCACAATCGCTTTAATCCTCTCTGTTGGTTGGCACAGTACCTTTTTCGTCACAACCCCACACCTCGGCCGAGGATATCCAAAAATTCAAAATGTATAGGGAATGAAAACACTGAACTTCCGGACAGGCTTCCAGGGGACCGCAATGTGTGCTTCCAACGGCGAGTCAACTGCAAATATAGACCATTCTACGACCTCTTTAAGGACATAGTCAATGACGAGCGGGCCCGGCGAGACTTTCTTCTCCGGAAAGAAGAAGTTCGGTACGTGTTCGACGCGTTCCGGCACGAAAAGGGTTGCCGACAGCATAACGAAGGCGCTGCTAGGAATTTGCCACATCGTCCCCCTCAAATCAATGACATCGCGGTTGAGGGCGAAGTCGGAAATCGCAGTGGTGCGGGCGATCGGAAGGGagtcggcgtcgtcgcacCTCCTCCCGTGCCGCAAAACACGGCCTCTACAAcgggagaagcagaggcagccCGCGTAGTTCACCAGCATGGTTCAGCATGGGAGGCCGTGCCACAAGATGGTAATGAAACTGAGAACCTTGAGACTCGACCTTACACTCCAATCGCGGTTGATGATATCCCGGACCTTCTCGAGCGTCTAGATCGCCTCTGGGAAATGGGTGGGCGCATGGCAGAGCTGTTCGAGAAGAGCACTCTTCCCCTAGTTCCCACAGGAGACTTCAAACTGGTTAACTACATTCTCCCACTACAGCAGGCTGAACTGGTGACCGTAGATTCAGACGATGTGCAAATTGGAGAGTTCTGGGAGTTTTTGAAGGACTATACCGAGGTACAATATTGGATCAGACGAGAGCTTTACAACAAACGGCAACAGAATGTACAATTGCATCGTCGATCTGCCATGGGGGTCGCTGTTATTGACGGTCTCAACGGACGCAATATGGTAGTCGCGCAAAAGGGTGACGATGACAACGTGGGAGACTCGGAGTCGACGAAGTATCAAGAGCTGTCAGCGTCGAATGGGATTCCCTTTCCTCCTCTATAG
- a CDS encoding L1P family of ribosomal protein (encoded by transcript BESB_030300) translates to MVANMKTRDWLAAPQYQHQAEEQGGASQALQLSPFHAVRILQAFLPPTPKTHSDRDYNPILQAESVSSHGSKSSASPREATPKQDTEEDSPVPAAASFGEDSLVYLTLNVAADLKRESVRGVCTLQHGVGSNVRLAVFCPDDEAPAMLALGADYAGVDALLPRIAKGWVGFDKTLAVASVMPKLLKVARILGPRKLMPSPKSGTVVTNLSEAVRAVKSGEAVEFRAEGDAGEVRVVVGRRDFEASQLLENIKCVVKEVLKARPRSSGAKQDEATQAFAQAFVWPPLHFVERRRRILMEKNLLPAIPELAGGRARQQKANADAFIVAGALWAQGTPSIQMDPAQLLPTSVGYYR, encoded by the exons ATGGTGGCAAATATGAAAACCCGCGACTGGCTTGCAGCGCCTCAGTACCAGCATCAAG CCGAGGAGCAGGGCGGCGCTTCTCAGGCTCTTCAACTGTCTCCCTTTCACGCAGTGCGCATTTTGCAAGCTTTCCTGCCTCCTACTCCAAAAACTCATTCAGACCGAGACTACAACCCTATCCTTCAGGCCGAGAGCGTATCATCTCATGGATCAAAatcgtctgcttctcctcgcgaaGCGACGCCAAAGCAGGACACAGAGGAAGACTCACCTGTGCCGGCGGCCGCTTCTTTCGGAGAGGATTCGCTCGTCTATCTCACGCTCAATGTGGCAGCGGATCTCAAGCGGGAGAGTGTACgtggtgtatgtacactgcAACATGGAGTTGGCAGCAATGTGCGCCTTGCTGTCTTTTGCCCTGATGATGAG gCTCCTGCCATGCTAGCGCTAGGAGCAGACTACGCCGGAGTGGACGCACTTCTGCCTCGCATTGCCAAAGG gTGGGTGGGCTTCGACAAGACTTTGGCGGTTGCCAGTGTCATGCCGAAGCTCCTCAAAGTCGCTCGCATCCTCGGTCCGCGGAAACTGATGCCCTCTCCGAAATCTG GGACTGTCGTGACGAATCTGTCGGAGGCCGTCCGCGCAGTCAAGAGTGGAGAGGCCGTCGAGTtccgcgccgaaggcgacgcaggcgaggttCGCGTCGTGGTGGGAAGGCGCGACTTCGAagcctcgcagctgctggaaAATATAAAATGCGTCGTAAAAGAG GTTTtgaaggcgcggccgcgatcCAGCGGAGCGAAACaggacgaggcgacgcaggcgttTGCGCAGGCGTTTGTGTGGCCCCCTCTTCACTTCGTcgaacggcggcgacgaatCTTGATGGAGAAGAATCTTCTGCCAGCTATCCCAG agctcgctggcggccgGGCGCGCCAGCAGAAGGCCAACGCAGATGCGTTCATTGTCGCCGGAGCTCTGTGGGCGCAGGGGACGCCGTCGATTCAGATGGATCCCGCGCAGCTCTTACCCACTTCCGTCGGCTACTACCGCTGA
- a CDS encoding hypothetical protein (encoded by transcript BESB_030310) — MAAESLLPPSSPSPSTPVHSPSSVSSLVRAHASAASLIQSSSVAVSEGTPRKFEIVPQKDVQPSGAAADAEGLMAFEMNARPLSLSPVHLLPRRASQRSASRGCREEAEIHSSAAELAEEGEEDLGNVPTQLVSFHTPSRPPRCSRHGAPQDDTPDTRLGCTDSSREGTPILTRGRSVTEEGGEDGFFASFATQSQGRTREDQRAYAAASSSAAQEVGRPPQKAGDGVASKEEGGELGGDCAAARTIGELRPQHAGPRLFSIAPYAADGEADATTPAGEDGVSGGRRTAEAVAGRSRGGGRLARDKGKPVTEQGPPPPCSTLEPERDLGSVPSAADHSFRSLRGRRRGPVPGLEEANEGGRKAARDARLSAAASYADTPGSSSATDTGRSPERPHLAHEVAKGCWARRQRREAERSGEPTGGSRGYCRSESGQRADGSQGVGAESAAQSGAGDRGGAMGAHVCCQQGEGTSDEVDASGDEDFRLLQRAASSLQEGWKVFSHLLRRQQALSRRLRQTRRLQLVQQKELAGLREAHERLLSVLSRSHASTGSEPPPSPPPGAEARSLRPYASCCKYPVTLAGGDSQAAPGDRCQACFSDSHNPSSSSLSTCVSCSAGSMGLAASSSCPREAWSSSCACLPSSSPSPSSSQSLATAPCGPCLSFAAFRSSSTSASASSASAGFPPARARSVGALSGAAASARRGRDCQAAFGGGRGRGDTRPSAEDEANKENVDSQTSEEAAQSHVSSELRAATMESSAQGCLEKRKPDVQSPVGSSCLPPSLHTGLQCVSGRAPFSSPPSSLPASAAASASLGDSGGRLSDAHPCQAKDGEEGERLAEPVRSLFFQAEARAAGVETEAVEGTEEARQLGEDGENSRLGSAARSAGRRAGAKRSQGDLSRAEAASGREWKRLKPSRPPRGGGTGEDSSLQEQTADAVRISSSDSGRSSADAAEKAQSWPRALAQRNAQPARTASSHGLECAPPVKVRTRRRQLRRIQAKHQLVRASESEFKEAHPRRAASRAAPLAVCGGSDEGILRLPGAALACASAAKKSGAPEAEEGRSEPREAQSEHERREAASASGEVSAELPCLPGDERKDGDRCASRPAEDAVFLQRPALRGMKRDRPAEGEEDGREDKRPEDSARGETRGERRKEEASDERAQREGAAAAAAVKSPQADAASCGGGREGRQADTDDMLFAERPRCWPNETAADSPGGTSSLNAEGGKPAARSQLRGRKGHHTARPSHRWGETAACAGEKGRTVRSSALVSLQRRQERWEALPKVRLVAPQRSLRQQMPAADCSQCDRFYSLLQSEMACAHPVCAGGGSAGGVEGEADRARRGGSDKGEVECRSEREGEREVGVRFRVAADETRGFSPRGSRVCRPRAEREFEAGQRRRASEEAPGDRKAATRARVATEGAGEPEKGRDRQTGEKKRGLRAEGSRRRRWQACAGTHLDFNLLHASKHRYCAPPPSTPQGFWDFNSFCSPVRRGSNSEIHEA, encoded by the coding sequence ATGGCGGCTGAGTCTTTGCTACctccgtcttctccgtcgccatCTACTCCGGTTCACAGCCcttcgtctgtctcctcgctggtAAGAGCGCACGCATCAGCTGCCTCCTTGATTCAGTCGTCCTCTGTCGCTGTGAGCGAAGGCACCCCGCGGAAGTTTGAGATCGTCCCACAGAAGGACGTCCAGCCCTCGGGAGCTGCAGCCGATGCAGAAGGTCTGATGGCCTTTGAGATGAACGCCCGTCCCCTGTCACTCTCTCCCGTCCacctgctgccgcgtcgggcttcccagcgcagcgcgtctcGTGGGTGccgggaagaagcggagatcCACTCTTCAGCTGCGGAGCTGgctgaggaaggcgaagaggacctCGGCAATGTCCCTACACAGTTAGTCTCGTTCCACACGCCGTCTCGGCCACCTAGGTGCAGTCGccacggcgcgccgcaggacgaCACCCCAGACACGCGGCTCGGCTGTAcggacagcagccgcgaaggcACGCCGATCCTgacccgcggccgcagcgtgacggaagaaggcggcgaagacggtTTCTTCGCAAGCTTTGCGACCCAGAGCCAAGGCCGAACTCGCGAGGACCAGCGTGCATATGCGGCGGCGAGTTCctcagcggcgcaggaggtCGGGCGCCCTCCTCAGAAGGCGGGAGACGGCGTCGCTTCgaaagaggaaggaggcgagctgGGGGGAgactgcgcagcagcacgaACCATCGGTGAACTCAGGCCTCAACACGCAGGTCCGCGGCTTTTCTCCATCGCACCATACGCTGCTGATGGCGAGGCGGatgcgacgacgccggcaggcgaggacggTGTGTCTGGGGGACGTAGAACAGCCGAGGCCGTGGCGggccgcagtcgcggcggcgggagacTTGCTCGCGATAAAGGCAAACCGGTGACTGAGCAGGGCCCGCCACCTCCTTGCAGCACGCTGGAGCCTGAGAGAGACCTTGGGAGCGTTCCCAGCGCGGCGGATCACTCATTCCGCTCGCTCAGGGGTCGCAGACGTGGTCCGGTCCCCGggctcgaggaggcgaacgaggGAGGGCGgaaggctgcgcgcgacgcgcggctctctgccgCAGCTTCATACGCCGACACGCCGGGTTCGAGTAGTGCAACAGATACGGGAAGGAGCCCAGAGCGGCCTCACCTGGCGCACGAAGTCGCGAAAGGCTgctgggcgaggagacagagacgagagGCAGAGCGGAGCGGAGAACCGacgggcggcagccgcgggtACTGCAGAAGCGAGAGCGGGCAACGGGCCGACGGCAGCCAGGGCGTAGGCGCAGAGTCCGCGGCGCAAtctggcgcaggcgacagaggcgggGCGATGGGCGCGCATGTCTGCTGCCAGCAGGGGGAGGGGACCAGTGACGAGGTGGATGCCTCGGGGGATGAGGActttcgcctccttcagcgCGCCGCATCCTCGCTCCAGGAGGGCTGGAAGGTTTTCTCTcacctgctgcgccgccagcaagcgttgtcgcgtcgcctccgccagacTCGGCGACTGCAACTCGTTCAACAGAAGGAACTCGCAGGTCTCCGCGAGGCTCAcgagcgccttctctctgtccTGTCGAGGAGCCACGCCAGCACCGGCTCAGAGCCTCCGCCGAGTCCCCCCCCGGGCGCTGAGGCCCGGTCTTTGCGTCCCTACGCGTCTTGTTGCAAATATCCAGTCACGCTTGCAGGCGGCGACTCTCAGGCCGCGCCAGGAGACAGGTGTCAAGCGTGCTTTTCTGATTCTCACAatccttcttcctcgtcgctctccacgTGTGTCTCGTGCTCCGCAGGCAGCATGGGGTtggctgcgtcgtcttcgtgcCCGCGTGAAGCGTGGTCGTCGTCgtgtgcgtgtctgccttcgtcttctccgtctccttcctcttcccAGTCTCTCGCCACAGCGCCATGCGGCCCgtgcctctccttcgcggccttccgGTCTTCCTCGActtccgcgagcgcctcttctgcgtcggctggcttccctcctgcgcgcgcgcgctcggtTGGCGCTCtcagcggagccgccgcgtcagCCCGGCGGGGGCGCGACTGCCAAGCGGCTTTCGGTGGCGGGAGGGGGCGAGGGGACACAAGGCCGtcagcggaagacgaggcgaatAAAGAGAACGTGGATTCTCAAAcgagcgaagaagccgcgcagagccacGTGTCTTCAGAACTCCGAGCCGCGACGATGGAGTCTTCGGCGCAAGGTTGTctggagaagagaaagccaGACGTTCAATCTCCAGTCGGCTCCTCCTGCctcccgccctcgctgcACACGGGCCTGCAGTGTGTTTCCGGCCGTGcacctttttcttctccccccAGTTCACTTCCCGCttcggctgctgcctctgcctcgctgggCGACTCTGGTGGCAGGCTTTCAGACGCGCACCCCTGCCAGGCGAAGGACggtgaagaaggagagaggctCGCGGAGCCTGTGCGgtctctttttttccaggccgaagcgagagccgcgggtGTCGAGACGGAAGCCGTGGAGGGGACGGAAGAAGCTCGCCAACTGGGTGAGGACGGAGAAAACAGCCGTCTGGgctcggccgcgcgctctgcCGGTCGTCGAGCCGGCGCGAAGAGGTCGCAGGGAgacctctcgcgcgcggaagcagcgagcgGGCGCGAGTGGAAGCGCCTCAAGCCCTCAAGGcccccgcgaggaggcggcacaGGGGAAGACTCATCACTCCAAGAGCAAACGGCAGACGCTGTGCGGATTTCTTCTAGCGACAGCGGCCGAAGTTCCGCGGATGCagccgagaaggcgcagagctggcctcgcgccctcgcacaGAGAAacgcgcagcccgcgcgaACGGCGAGTTCGCACGGCCTCGAGTGCGCGCCTCCAGTGAAAGTTCGCACAcgtcgccggcagctgcgtcgaATACAGGCGAAGCACCAGCTTGTCCGCGCTTCGGAGTCGGAGTTCAAAGAAGCCCACCCCCGGCGAGCCGCAAGCCGAGCAGCGCCCTTagcggtctgcggcggcagcgatgAGGGGATTCTTCGTCTCCCGggagcggcgctcgcctgtgCATCCGCGGCGAAAAAGTcaggcgcgccggaggcggaggaaggccgAAGCGAGCCTCGCGAAGCGCAGTCTGAacacgagaggcgcgaggccgcgagtgCATCAGGGGAGGTAAGCGCGGAGCTGCCCTGCCTGCCGGGAGACGAGCGGAAAGACGGCGACCGATGCGCGAGTAggcccgcggaggacgccgtcTTTCTGCAGAGACCTGCGCTCCGCGGCATGAAGAGAGATcggcctgcggagggcgaggaggacggacGCGAGGACAAGCGGCCTGAAGACTCTGCAAGaggggagacgcgcggcgagagaagaaaagaagaagcgagcgacgagcgggcacagcgagaaggcgcagccgctgccgccgccgtgaAATCGCcacaggcagacgcggcgtcCTGTGGGGGGGGAAGGGAAGGCAGGCAAGCGGACACAGACGACATGCTGTTCGCAGAGCGTCCCCGGTGCTGGCCGAACGAGACAGCAGCGGACTCACCGGGTGGAACAAGTAGCCTAAACGCCGAGGGAGGGAAGCCTGCGGCACGTTCGCAGCTCCGGGGGCGAAAAGGGCATCACACTGCGCGCCCGTCTCACCGCTggggagagacggcggcctgcgccggcgagaagggccGCACAGTGCGGAGCTCGGCTcttgtgtctctgcagaggcgccaggAGAGGTGGGAAGCCCTGCCGAAGGTGCGCTTagtcgcgccgcagcggagcctCCGCCAGCAGATGCCGGCGGCTGACTGCTCGCAGTGCGACAGGTTTTATTCTCTTCTTCAGTCTGAGATGGCCTGCGCACATCcagtctgcgcaggcggagggagTGCGGGCGGCGTagaaggagaagcagaccgcgcgcggcgaggcggcagcgacaaaGGCGAGGTAGAgtgccgcagcgagagggaaggcgagcggGAGGTCGGGGTACGCTTCCGTGTCGCCGCAGATGAAACGCGTGGCTTCTCACCGCGCGGGAGCAGAGTTTGCAGGCCACGCGCCGAGAGGGAGTTCGAGGCCGGTCAGCGAAGGAGAGCTAGCGAGGAAGCACCGGGAgacaggaaggcggcgacacgcgcgagagtcgccacagaaggcgcgggagaACCGGAGaaggggagagacagacagacgggagagaagaaacgagGCTTGCGAGCCGAAGGGAGCAGACGGAGACGGTGGCAAGCCTGCGCAGGCACCCATCTCGACTTCAACCTGCTTCACGCATCGAAGCACCGCTACTGCGCACCTCCTCCCAGCACGCCCCAGGGTTTCTGGGACTTCAACTCGTTCTGCTCCCCGGTCAGAAGGGGCTCCAACAGCGAAATTCATGAGGCGTGA
- a CDS encoding putative importin alpha (encoded by transcript BESB_030320): MERKLADRRSNFKKNFEDPRRKREDLQLQIRKTHREQNLAKKRAEALDSQDGGALAGQGGGAIFGMGGLGDGGMGVTGQQAQENAFKFEHLPQMMAMLSSGDPTQEFEATEQFRRALSIESRPPIQEVIEAGAVPLFVKFLQRKDQPRLQFEAAWALTNIASGTQEQTQVVIQHGAIPIFVELLSSPAEDVREQAVWALGNIAGDSPQCRDLVLQAGVLSPLLAQLNDPEAKFTMQRNATWTLSNLCRGKPQPPFEWVQPALTTLAKLIYSTDAEVLTDACWALSYISDGPNDRIEAVIEAGVSRRLVELLGHKSSLVQTPALRTVGNIVTGNDRQTQMVILCGAVPALLKLLSSPKKAIRKEACWTISNITAGNRDQIQQVIDAGLIHPLIELLSTADFDVRKEAAWAISNAASGGSNVQVEALVECGCIKPLCNLLAVQDSKIVSVALEALENILRVGKVKKEQLQLAENPFCQLIEQADGVTIIEKLQDAANQDIYEKAWRIICNYFSFEEADVDDVDVDAGAGAGMAAEAGQMSAFGASAPQGGFNFGQ, encoded by the exons aTGGAGCGCAAGTTGGCAGACCGTCGGTCCAACTTCAAAAAGAACTTCGAAGATCCCCGCCGCAAAAGAGAGGATCTCCAG CTGCAAATCCGCAAGACGCACCGCGAGCAGAACTTGGCGAAAAAgcgtgcggaggcgctggactCGCAAGATGGCGGCGCGTTGGCGGGTcagggcggcggggcgaTCTTCGGCATGGGCGGCCTGGGGGACGGCGGAATGGGCGTGAcggggcagcaggcgcaggagaaCGCCTTTAAGTTTGAGCACCTCCCGCAGATGATGGCGATGCTGTCCAGCGGAGACCCCACGCAGGAGTTCGAAGCGACTGAGCAGTTCAGACGCGCCCTCAGCATcgagtcgcggccgccgattCAGGAGGTCATTGAGGCAG GCGCGGTTCCTCTCTTCGTTAAGTTCCTCCAGCGCAAAGACCAGCCGCGTCTGCAGTTCGAGGCCGCGTGGGCGCTCACCAACATTGCCTCCGGCACTCAGGAGCAAACTCAG GTCGTGATTCAGCATGGAGCCATCCCGATCTTCGTCGAGCTGCTGagctcgcccgcggaggacgtGCGCGAACAGGCTGTCTGGGCTCTAGGCAACATCGCGGGCGACTCTCCGCAGTGTAGAGACCTCGTGTTGCAAGCAG GCGTTCTGTCTCCCCTCCTTGCGCAGTTGAATGACCCCGAGGCGAAGTTCACGATGCAACGGAATGCCACCTGGACGCT GTCCAACTTGTGCCGAGgaaagccgcagccgccgttCGAGTGGGTTCAGCCCGCGCTGACGACGCTGGCGAAGCTGATTTACTCAACCGACGCGGAG GTCTTGACGGACGCCTGCTGGGCGCTATCGTACATTTCCGATGGCCCAAATGACCGTATTGAAGCCGTCATCGAAGCGG GCGTGAGCCGTCGCCTCGTTGAGCTCCTCGGTCACAAGTCGTCGTTGGTGCAGACTCCTGCGCTACGGACCGTCGGCAACATTGTCACAG GTAACGATCGCCAGACGCAGATGGTgatcctctgcggcgccgtgcCCGCGCTGCTCAAGCTTCTCTCGTCGCCCAAGAAGGCCATTCGAAAGGAGGCGTGCTGGACCATCTCCAACATCACTGCAG GAAACCGAGACCAGATTCAACAGGTCATCGACGCTGGATTGATTCATCCTCTGATCGAGCTGCTGAGTACAGCAGACTTCGACGtgcggaaggaggcggcgtggGCGATTAGCAACGCGGCGTCGGGGGGGAGCAACGTTCAAGTCGAGGCACTCGTCGAGTGCGGCTGCATCAAGCCGCTCTGCAACCTCTTGGCCGTTCAGGACAGCAAAATCGTCTCTgtcgccctcgaggcgctAGAAAAcatcctccgcgtcggcaaGGTCAAGAAGGAGCAACTGCAGCTTGCAGAGAACCCGTTCTGCCAGCTGATTGAACAAGCCGATGGAGTCACCATCATCGAAAAACTTCAAGACGCGGCCAACCAGGACATCTACGAAAAG GCGTGGAGAATCATCTGCAACTACTTCTCCTTCGAAGAAGCGGATGTCGATGACGTGGATGTAGACGCCGGTGCGGGCGCGGGcatggcggcggaggccggtCAGATgagcgccttcggcgcctcaGCGCCTCAGGGCGGCTTCAACTTCGGCCAGTAA